aaaattttttttttttttttttttttacctgggGAAACCCACTTACGGGCCCCCACGCCTGGGCAAGTGTGTGAATGGCGCGGGGAGTGTGGGGGTCAAGGTCGTAAAATGCGATGAccccatacccactaaaaccaccaggGCCCAATCCATAGTGCATGTAGAGCCGGGTCGTGGTAGAAGCCAGTAGGCTTCTATCCACTTCAGCAGCTCTTCAGCAGCAGTAaatgaaaaaagaaattaacatATGTAAGCAAAATAAGCAGTATAGCATAATAAGCAATATAGCAAAATAAGAGTATAGTAtagtaaagtattattttaatttataaatatatttaattgctatAAGTAGCTCCTCAAAGggatcttttttatatttcttattgtTTCGCCGCCATAGGTATTCGTATAAATGATCAGTGAAATTTTctgtactataaaaattataattatcttttttaaaaaatctcttAACTGCTCTCCATTGAGACTCAATTCTTTGAGTATGTGTTCCATCTTCAGCCACAAAGGGGTTGTCTGGATTCGAGTGGTTGACCTTCTTATGAAGGTATCCATGCTCAGACAAGCAATCGTATGCTCGCCAGAAGTCAGTGTGGATGGTCGTGCCAACTTCGACGTGTTTCTGTATTAGAGGAACTAATACTTCCGCTGAGCGAATATTATCTGAGCACACTTCCAATCTCAGATCTTCAGAATTGTCTTCAATCATACCGAGGACCCAATGGCCCTCAATATGTCGTCCTACAacaattaaagaattaaaataacactCTAGGGGTAAAACAGACTTGTAACACAATCAATGTTGTCATTGATGCGGACCTAACATAACCAAAATCTAGTTTACatgtagataaataataatgtaacagTTAACatgtagtaaatataatttattgagcTATAAAAGACTTACCTCGGTTGTATTTTCGTTTCCCAAATTTTGATTCGTCTATCTGCACAATCTTCCCTGGGCCACCaatttttcctttaaattgATTCTTGTCCATTTGATAAATAACTATGGTTTCTCTACAATAATTAAACCAATCATTAATAGTGCCTCGACTTAAGCATTGTTGTCTATCTTCTTTATATGGATCTTCATTAATAGTTGTATAATAACTCCAATTTTGTGAATATGCATATAGTAAATAGAAGACATGTACTAAGtctaatttaatgttttcgaAAAATGTTCCTTTATTTCTAGATACTCTTGATTTTGATTTGCAATTTCCTTTTGCACAAGACCATGTGCCAAATGTTTTATTCgtcgatttaattattttcatggGTACACGATGTCTTCCACATTGCTTTTGAGAATGCACTAATCCATGTTCTTCAGCGAATGCCATACACTGCTCATTATTGcctaaagttttatttagtttagtcAAATTCCACATTTTGATAACTTCATCTTTAAAAAGATGACGATCCTCCAAGGGCCCATCATCCTCAAATGCCGGTCTACCAAGCGTTGTGCTTGACGGTTCAGATTCAGTACCAAATCTGAAAAAGATCGCAAGAAATCAGTGTctagtatgtatgtaaagctaagtttaaaaaaaatgatactAAAATAACGCACATTCACGTAAAAAGTAACGGCTTTTTAACGGATATTTCGCACATTATCACTGTTCACAcaggttattttaaaaaaatattaatatactaacctaagatgATGGTCGCCCTCAAAAGCAGGTCTACCAAGCGTTGTGCTAGTAGACGGTTCAGGTTCAGGTTCAGTACCACATCCTGGGTGGGTTGGGGTTTGAGACGCCATTACACGAAATCTGAAAATGATCGCAAGAAATCAGTGtctagtatgtatataaagccaagttttaaaaaaatgctaatAAAATCACGCACATtcaagcaaaaataaaaaaatctaaaaagtaACGGCTTTTAACTGATATTTTGCACTTGAATACTGTGAACACACACTGTTCTGGCAAAATCCAAATTCGAAATGGCCGATTGCGTTTATACTTTAAACAATGAACAGTAGAGAATAGAGatgtgaaaaataatctattctgtgaaagtgaaaaaatcgattattttagtattcgaTTTTGAATCCGATTTTAAATCCGATTTTGTTTTCGATTTCGAGTTTTAGTTgaacagttatttaaaaacaatattaatatacggttagtatattaatatttatataacctaacctatctaaataatatttgtttatgtggacagctccgatctaaatagtaattgtttattcaagcctcggcttctcggcgtcctg
The nucleotide sequence above comes from Pieris napi chromosome 22, ilPieNapi1.2, whole genome shotgun sequence. Encoded proteins:
- the LOC125060908 gene encoding uncharacterized protein LOC125060908, producing MASQTPTHPGCGTEPEPEPSTSTTLGRPAFEGDHHLRFGTESEPSSTTLGRPAFEDDGPLEDRHLFKDEVIKMWNLTKLNKTLGNNEQCMAFAEEHGLVHSQKQCGRHRVPMKIIKSTNKTFGTWSCAKGNCKSKSRVSRNKGTFFENIKLDLVHVFYLLYAYSQNWSYYTTINEDPYKEDRQQCLSRGTINDWFNYCRETIVIYQMDKNQFKGKIGGPGKIVQIDESKFGKRKYNRGRHIEGHWVLGMIEDNSEDLRLEVCSDNIRSAEVLVPLIQKHVEVGTTIHTDFWRAYDCLSEHGYLHKKVNHSNPDNPFVAEDGTHTQRIESQWRAVKRFFKKDNYNFYSTENFTDHLYEYLWRRNNKKYKKDPFEELLIAIKYIYKLK